The following nucleotide sequence is from Elusimicrobiota bacterium.
CCGCGTACCGCTGAAGTCATTACTGACGTCCCTGGTTTTTTTATACCTCTCATACTGAAACAAAAATGTTCAGCTTCCATAACAACCATTACTCCATGCGGTTTCACAACTTTTTCAATGGTTTCAGCAATATGCTTAGTCACGCGTTCCTGTAACTGTAATTTATGTGAGACAAGTTCCACAAGCCGTACAATTTTTGAGATTCCCAATAACCTCCTTTTTTTGGGAATATACGCGACATGCGCTTTCCCAAAAAACGGCAAGAGGTGGTGTTCACATAACGAATAAAACGGTATGTTTTTTAATAACACAATCTCTTCATATCCTTCTTCCTCGTAATACACTTTTAACACTTCTGACGGGTCAGATACCATCCCTGCCATAAATTCTTCATAAAAATTAGCGACACGCTTTGGAGTATTCTTCAACCCTTCACGATTAGGATTTTCTCCTATAGCCATTAAGAGTTCACGTATAGCAGCTTCAATCCGTTTCTTGTCAATTTCCTTTTTCACTGTTTTCATCTTTTTTCCCGGTACTTTCTATCGGCAATTCCTGTTGTGCCGCAACGGTTTCTTTCTTTACTTCATTCACTACCGTGTCCTCTGCTTTTTCTTCAGGCTTAACCACCTGAGGTTCAGCCTCTCCATATATATTTTCGACAGGAAAACCTAGGATTTTATTAACCTCATCCCCGTCAAGCACTTCATGTTCAACAAGTTCTGATGATAATTTATCAAGTTTATCGCGGTTCTTTATCAGCATATCTATTGCCTGATTCATACAGTCTTCAACAATACTCTTCACTTCTTTATCAATAAGTTTTGCGGTATCTTCGCTATACTCCCTTTGCTGAACAATATCGCGCCCAAGAAAAACTTCGCCTTCCTTTTTCCCGTAAGTCAACGGGCCAATTTTGTCGCTCATGCCGAATTCGCACACCATTTTATGAGCCATATCAGTCGCGTGAGTAAGATCATTTTGTGACCCCGTGGTAAGTTCTGAGAACACAACTTTTTCAGCAACATGCCCTCCCAGATACACTATGATACGGTTAATAATTTCCGTCTTTGTCGTAAGATACCTGTCTTCTGTAGGTAACTGTAAAGTATACCCCAATGCAGGCCCGCGCGGGATAATTGATACTTTATGCACCGGATCTGCACCGGGAAGCAGTTTTGCCAGTAATGCATGCCCTGATTCGTGATACGCAATAATGTTTTTCTCACGGTCAGATATCATCCTCGACTTGCGTTCAGGACCCGCGATTACGCGGTCAATCGCTTCTTCCATGTCACCATTTTCAACAGCCTTTTTATTTTTTCTCGCAGCAAGTAATGCCGCTTCATTAACCAAATTTGCGAGGTCAGCGCCAACAAATCCAGGTGTACGCCGTGCGATAGTCAATAGATTAGTTTTTTCATCGAGTTTAACTGTCCTCGCGTGTACTCTTAAAATTTCCTCGCGCCCCTTTAGATCCGGTGATGGTACAACTATATGGCGGTCAAAACGCCCAGGCCGCAGTAACGCAGGATCCAATACATCCGGCCTATTCGTTGCAGCAATAAGTATCACTCCTTCTTTTGTATCAAATCCGTCCATCTCAACAAGTAACTGATTTAGCGTTTGTTCACGTTCATCATGCCCACCGCCGATACCCGCAAACCTATGCCGGCCAACCGCATCAATTTCGTCAACAAACAGTAAACACGGTGCATTCTTTCGTCCCGTTTCAAAAAGGTCACGCACACGCGACGCGCCAACCCCAACGAACATCTCAACAAATTCTGATCCACTGGAAGAAAAAAACGGTACACCTGCTTCCCCGGCAACTGCTTTCGCTAATAACGTTTTTCCGGTTCCCGGCGCACCATATAGAATTACACCTTTGGGGATTTTACCACCAAGCTTTTGAAACTTAGCAGGATCTTTCAAAAACTCTATAATCTCCTGTAATTCTTCCTTAGCCTCATCCACCCCGGCAACATCTTTGAAGGTAATATTTTTTTTCTTATCGTTATACATCTTAGCACGGCTGCGACCAAACGAAAATACCTGTTTTCCACCGGACTGCGCGGGACGGAGCAACAACCACCACCAAATAAATATCAATATCCCAAATGGCAGGATGTTGTATATCAACAACTGCCACCACTTGTTTTCAATTTCACCGCGGTACTGCACCTTAGCAGCTTCCAAATTTTTTACGAGATCAGGGTCTTCTACCCGGGTAATATGAAAATTGCGTTTCTCTCCCTTATCAGTAACATACTTACCTTTAATCAGATCTTCTCTGATAATGATGTTTTCAATGATATTCCGGTTGTCTATCCCGCTAGTATACCTTGCCGAAACCTGTGTCTGTTTCTGCAAACGCTGCTGGAATTCGCTGTATGATAATTCATCATCCTTCATCATATCTTCTTTTTGAGAAAAAAGGTATGTCATCCAGAAAAGGAAAAGAAAACCGAGTGCCCATCCTAACCATGCCGGCCGTTGAGGTTGTTTATCTTTTTTTTCCATATTTTTTTAGTACTCCTAACTATAACACCTTCACCATGATTTTTTATATACTTTTTTCAATACGCAGTTCCAAAACCTTCTTTGTTTTTCCGGAAATCTTTACCTTATCATCTATTCTATAACCTGCTACCCAGTAAACCCTATGGCTTCCTTTCCCTGTCAATAAAACTAATTTACCTTTCTCCCATACCGGAATCTTTATATCCGTAAAAAACTTTTTAACGCTTTTCCGGCCATGCATTCCAAGAGGATAAAACCAATCCCCCGGTTGCCTACCACGAACAACCAGCGTTACGCCACGCAACTTATCATAATCCATTACCGCTTTGTAACCCGCCTGCCTCTTTACACTGTTCAGTTCATCAGTACGCGCGTTACGAACTTGTGAAAATATTGTTATCCCGCGCTGTTTATCAACGGTAACACACGGATACTTAAGTCTAATTTCCGTAATAGCGGCAACATCCTTTTTCCGTTGCCTCTGTTTGATCAAACAACTGCCGTAACTGCGGTAACACACCCATCCGCCACCAATGTCAATATATCCGCCAACCCGGCCATACTCAATAAACTCCACTAACTTTTTGATGTTACTAAATCCTATAAGGTTCAAGGATTGTAACAATTGGCCAATTAGTCGATGTTTAATAATACTATTATACTTCCTAAACCAATAAATATCAATCGCACATTTCCCTGTATATACTTTCACTGTCTTATGAAATGCGGAACTGACTTTATTTTGCCAAAACTCTTGTTCTTCACTCACTATTTCAGTTAACTGCGCGATATGCTCTTTAGTTCCCGGATTAACTTTTTCCATTAACGGTAAGATATTCCTCCGGATAAAATTGCGCTGATATTTTTCGTCAGTGTTGGTTTCATCTTCACGCCATTGATATCTCCCTGCCTCAAGGTACTCTAAAATCTCTTTCCTGCGAAGTTTAAGCATCGGGCGGAGTAATAACACTTTCTTTTGACCCTCAACTTTGTCTGACAGTATACGTTTTTGAGGTATCCCCGCAATTCCTTGAAGGCCGGTTCCGCGAATGAGGTTGAATATAACAGTCTCAGCGTTGTCATCCATCGTATGGGCTGTGAAAACATAAGGTATCCCGTTTCTGAACGCGTACTTAACGAGTTGCTCATACCTTATTTCACGTGCTGCGGTTTCGATACTCAACTTTTTTTTTCTTGCGTATCCCTTAACGTCAATCTTCGTAGAGAATAAATTACTTAACCCTAATTTATATGTAAGGTTTACCACAAATTGCTGGTCACGCATAGCGGTTTTACGAAGTTGATGATTAAAATGCGCTATATAAAGAGTTAATCCGTACTCCTGTGCCAGAGATTTTATAATGTGAAGCATGCATACAGAATCCGCCCCGCCGGAAACACTAAGCAGGACTTTACACCCATTAATCTTATAAGTGTTAAAAAAAATGCGTACTTTTTGATTGATACTAACAGCCGTTGTTTTCATTCTTACTTCAATCCGTAACTACTTTTTTCTTGCTTGTTTAAGCTAAGGGTATACACTCCGAGAATAACTGCTAATATTGTTACCATAAAGAATACCAACGGAATAACTTTATTCCCGCCCATTTCTTCTGTAAGAAAAGCTTGAGCAAATACCGTGCTGTTGAATAACAAAAATACAACAAGAGTTATATTCAGGAAAATAACAAAAAACTTTTTTCTACAGGTTTTTATCACCCGCAAGTTAAATATTACTGAAAAAAACAGTGTCCACAAAATCCAAGATATCCGCTGAGAAATATTTAAACCAGAAAAGTAGTAGAATATCGACGATGCCGGCTCAAGTGACAGTCTTGTGAATGAATAACTTTCATTTCTCGTGATACATAATGGCAAAACACGAGTAAATTTCGTGCCTATAGGTATTGGTGTATCTACTGCTGTAGCATAAGCATAACTATTTCCCCATCCGTGCCAATCTGTGGAAGACCATAATGTTAGTTTATACTTCCGGCAGGTATCAATTATCTCTTGTTGTTCAGCTTTTGTAATATATGGAAATCCACCGTTGACAATCTCGAATCCGTCAACACCATATCCCGCAAGAATATCAGGGCTTTTACCATTCTTATCATTCCACTGTTCTGCAACTATCACAGTACCGCCGTGTTCATGTGCCATAGATATTTTTCCGGGTACGTTTGACAACCAAAACTTTTCTTCATCCTTAACTGATAATTGCCCCATCTGCAGAAAAAGGTAGTGGTTACTTTCAAGATTAAGTTCCATATTCCCTGTATGGTTATTTTCTTCATGCTCCGTGATATACCATTCATTAAACCCCATATTCTTATGCCAGCGGTTATTATATTCAAAACTACGTATTCCATCATGCGATTGGAATGTATGGGAATGAATATCAACCAGTTTAAGTTTAGCCGAGTTTATGACAATTCTATTTGCACTAGACGGGAATAGGACACAAAACGCTATAAATACAAAAAAGTATAGTGCTGTAATACAAATAATAAATATAGAATTCTTCTTGCTTTTGATTATCCCAATTACAACAGATACTGCCAAAACCCAAAAAAATAAAGTAAATAACTGTATATTAATTTTTCGCCATTGGGAAACATACTCTACAGGGCCCAGTACCGGTTCAAATATATACCTCACGAATGAATATTTAACACCAAACATTGCAGAAATATCGTTTTCAGTTAATCCATACCGCATATCCGGTGGGGATAACACTTCAACCTTCGG
It contains:
- the folE gene encoding GTP cyclohydrolase I FolE; translated protein: MKTVKKEIDKKRIEAAIRELLMAIGENPNREGLKNTPKRVANFYEEFMAGMVSDPSEVLKVYYEEEGYEEIVLLKNIPFYSLCEHHLLPFFGKAHVAYIPKKRRLLGISKIVRLVELVSHKLQLQERVTKHIAETIEKVVKPHGVMVVMEAEHFCFSMRGIKKPGTSVMTSAVRGIFLKDAKARAEALQLINKTQS
- the ftsH gene encoding ATP-dependent zinc metalloprotease FtsH, with the translated sequence MEKKDKQPQRPAWLGWALGFLFLFWMTYLFSQKEDMMKDDELSYSEFQQRLQKQTQVSARYTSGIDNRNIIENIIIREDLIKGKYVTDKGEKRNFHITRVEDPDLVKNLEAAKVQYRGEIENKWWQLLIYNILPFGILIFIWWWLLLRPAQSGGKQVFSFGRSRAKMYNDKKKNITFKDVAGVDEAKEELQEIIEFLKDPAKFQKLGGKIPKGVILYGAPGTGKTLLAKAVAGEAGVPFFSSSGSEFVEMFVGVGASRVRDLFETGRKNAPCLLFVDEIDAVGRHRFAGIGGGHDEREQTLNQLLVEMDGFDTKEGVILIAATNRPDVLDPALLRPGRFDRHIVVPSPDLKGREEILRVHARTVKLDEKTNLLTIARRTPGFVGADLANLVNEAALLAARKNKKAVENGDMEEAIDRVIAGPERKSRMISDREKNIIAYHESGHALLAKLLPGADPVHKVSIIPRGPALGYTLQLPTEDRYLTTKTEIINRIIVYLGGHVAEKVVFSELTTGSQNDLTHATDMAHKMVCEFGMSDKIGPLTYGKKEGEVFLGRDIVQQREYSEDTAKLIDKEVKSIVEDCMNQAIDMLIKNRDKLDKLSSELVEHEVLDGDEVNKILGFPVENIYGEAEPQVVKPEEKAEDTVVNEVKKETVAAQQELPIESTGKKDENSEKGN
- the tilS gene encoding tRNA lysidine(34) synthetase TilS, which encodes MKTTAVSINQKVRIFFNTYKINGCKVLLSVSGGADSVCMLHIIKSLAQEYGLTLYIAHFNHQLRKTAMRDQQFVVNLTYKLGLSNLFSTKIDVKGYARKKKLSIETAAREIRYEQLVKYAFRNGIPYVFTAHTMDDNAETVIFNLIRGTGLQGIAGIPQKRILSDKVEGQKKVLLLRPMLKLRRKEILEYLEAGRYQWREDETNTDEKYQRNFIRRNILPLMEKVNPGTKEHIAQLTEIVSEEQEFWQNKVSSAFHKTVKVYTGKCAIDIYWFRKYNSIIKHRLIGQLLQSLNLIGFSNIKKLVEFIEYGRVGGYIDIGGGWVCYRSYGSCLIKQRQRKKDVAAITEIRLKYPCVTVDKQRGITIFSQVRNARTDELNSVKRQAGYKAVMDYDKLRGVTLVVRGRQPGDWFYPLGMHGRKSVKKFFTDIKIPVWEKGKLVLLTGKGSHRVYWVAGYRIDDKVKISGKTKKVLELRIEKSI